The Pseudomonas sp. DG56-2 genome contains a region encoding:
- a CDS encoding OprD family porin — protein sequence MLKTRISLIALGLMAATQASANDQAAAKGFIEDSSASVLLRNAFINRDKKHGTDDQSEWGQAFIGKFSSGYTQGTVGVGVDAFGLYAVRLDGGKGRNGGAGIDFFKPGNGDTPADPQSSPHNLARGGAAVKFRVSNTVLKYGDQMPELPVLQYDDGRLLPESYTGTLITSKEIKGLELNAGRFTQEARKSAEGRDSGGLKSINVFGGSYKFTENLSASLYGSDVEDVLKKQYLGVNFVQPLADDQSLTLDFNGYKTKLDRDFATDDRRDNTIWSLAATYAFGPHALTLAHQRSTGDTGYNYGFYQNAGGIGDGGSTIYLANSYWSDFNNEDERSWQVAYDLDFGAFGVPGLTYRVAYVRGDNINTRGFGEGTEREIFNQFKYVVQEGPAKDLSIKLRSSFLRTSDSMREAELNDDGNEVRVFVEYPISIL from the coding sequence ATGTTGAAAACCAGGATCAGCTTGATCGCGCTGGGGCTTATGGCCGCGACTCAAGCATCGGCCAATGACCAGGCCGCAGCTAAGGGCTTCATCGAAGACAGCAGCGCCAGTGTTCTGCTGCGCAACGCCTTCATCAACCGCGACAAAAAGCATGGCACCGACGACCAGAGTGAATGGGGTCAGGCTTTCATCGGCAAGTTCTCTTCCGGCTACACCCAAGGCACCGTGGGTGTCGGTGTAGACGCTTTCGGTCTGTACGCTGTGCGTCTGGACGGCGGCAAAGGTCGCAACGGCGGCGCCGGTATCGACTTCTTCAAACCAGGCAATGGCGATACCCCAGCTGATCCGCAAAGCTCCCCACACAATCTTGCTCGTGGCGGCGCAGCGGTCAAATTCCGCGTCTCCAACACCGTACTGAAGTACGGCGACCAAATGCCGGAACTGCCAGTGCTGCAGTACGACGATGGCCGCCTGCTGCCAGAGAGCTACACCGGTACCCTGATCACCTCCAAGGAAATCAAGGGCCTGGAACTGAACGCCGGTCGCTTCACCCAGGAAGCACGTAAAAGTGCTGAAGGCCGTGACAGCGGTGGCCTGAAGTCGATCAACGTATTCGGCGGTAGCTACAAGTTCACCGAGAACCTGTCCGCTTCCCTGTACGGTTCCGATGTAGAAGACGTATTGAAGAAGCAGTACCTGGGTGTCAACTTCGTTCAGCCGCTGGCAGACGATCAGTCTCTGACCCTGGACTTCAACGGCTACAAGACCAAGCTGGACCGCGATTTCGCCACTGACGACCGTCGCGACAACACCATCTGGAGCCTGGCAGCCACTTACGCTTTCGGTCCGCACGCGCTGACCCTGGCGCACCAGCGCAGCACCGGTGACACCGGCTACAACTACGGTTTCTACCAGAATGCTGGTGGTATCGGTGACGGTGGTTCGACCATCTACCTGGCCAACTCCTACTGGTCCGACTTCAACAACGAAGACGAGCGTTCGTGGCAGGTTGCCTACGACCTGGACTTCGGCGCCTTCGGCGTACCGGGTCTGACCTACCGTGTAGCCTACGTGCGTGGTGACAACATCAACACCCGCGGCTTCGGTGAAGGTACAGAGCGCGAAATCTTCAACCAGTTCAAGTACGTGGTTCAGGAAGGTCCAGCCAAAGATCTGTCGATCAAGCTGCGTAGCTCGTTCCTGCGTACTTCCGACAGCATGCGTGAAGCTGAACTCAACGACGACGGCAACGAAGTCCGCGTGTTCGTAGAGTACCCAATCAGCATCCTGTAA
- a CDS encoding TonB-dependent siderophore receptor — translation MPAPCRLAPLTLGVSLFLSSGFALATSTTLPELSVTAESDRERDDPRVKEVSTATRTSTPARYVPQAIDSVKTSNVLDYGTNDLGKALGGIPNVSNGADTRFDSVRIRGFDASNDFYLDGIRDDSQYVRDLHNIERIEVLKGPAAVLYGRGSQGGIVNRVSKMPEAGRRSSIEAQGGSEDLRSLYADLSADPSENISLRLNMGNQDNNSFRHGIDGSRQLFAPSMNWQLTPDLNWLVQYEYSRYNRTPDRGIPSVNGRPADVSRSTTYGDTHRDFIDDKAQSLRSRLNYQLSENWQVRHTLGLFKLNSDFDNTYQTGYDAKTNEVNRQRWQQDLNTRNLFNTIELEGNVDTFGLQHTLLTGIEVGNQRRDPLLYKAAGKVPGVDLDNPDRNLQYNGQMVLSSNNHTVVDSRGLYIQDQLRLNDQWQVLAGVRFDQFEVETTNKIKNLSENQESNSTSPRVGVVYSPWKEHSFYASWSKTFSPVGGGLIGITPGAAGNTNETSPEETRQKEVGVKSDWLDERLSTTLAVYELELYNRRTSDPNIPDVTLLTGLQRSRGVELTATGNIVGNWYVRGGIGIQDATIVKDENGQDGNRVSNVAKRNGSLFLTWKPEMGWYGETGLTLVGERFADNQNTAVLPGYGRWDALAGFRTKDWDVRAALNNIADKTYYSSATSAAQIQFGDPRSLVVTGTYSF, via the coding sequence ATGCCTGCCCCCTGCCGTCTGGCACCCTTGACCCTGGGTGTCTCCCTGTTTCTCTCTTCTGGATTTGCACTGGCCACCAGCACCACCCTTCCCGAGTTATCGGTTACCGCTGAAAGCGACCGCGAGCGCGATGATCCGCGGGTCAAGGAGGTCAGCACAGCGACGCGCACGTCCACCCCGGCCCGGTATGTTCCTCAGGCCATCGATTCGGTGAAGACCAGCAATGTACTGGACTACGGCACCAATGATCTGGGCAAGGCACTTGGCGGCATACCCAACGTCAGCAATGGTGCCGACACGCGTTTCGACAGCGTGCGCATTCGCGGCTTCGACGCCAGTAACGACTTCTACCTCGATGGTATTCGCGACGACAGCCAGTACGTGCGCGACCTGCACAACATCGAACGTATCGAAGTGCTCAAGGGCCCTGCTGCCGTGCTTTACGGACGAGGCAGTCAAGGCGGCATCGTCAACCGAGTAAGCAAGATGCCCGAAGCCGGTCGTCGCTCGTCCATCGAAGCCCAGGGTGGCAGCGAAGACTTGCGCAGCTTGTACGCCGACCTCAGCGCAGACCCATCGGAGAACATCAGCCTGCGCCTGAACATGGGCAATCAGGACAACAACAGTTTCCGCCATGGCATCGACGGCAGCCGCCAACTGTTCGCGCCATCCATGAACTGGCAACTGACCCCAGACCTCAACTGGCTGGTGCAATACGAGTACAGCCGCTACAACCGCACACCTGATCGCGGTATTCCAAGCGTCAATGGTCGCCCGGCCGATGTCAGCCGCAGCACCACCTATGGCGACACCCACCGCGACTTCATCGATGACAAGGCGCAGTCGCTGCGTTCGCGCCTTAACTACCAGCTCAGCGAGAACTGGCAGGTGCGCCATACCCTGGGCCTGTTCAAGCTCAACAGCGACTTCGACAACACCTACCAGACAGGCTATGACGCCAAAACCAACGAGGTTAACCGCCAGCGCTGGCAGCAAGACTTGAACACACGCAACCTGTTCAACACCATCGAGCTGGAAGGCAACGTCGATACCTTCGGTTTGCAGCACACCTTGTTGACCGGTATCGAGGTCGGCAATCAACGCCGCGATCCACTGCTCTACAAGGCCGCTGGTAAAGTACCGGGCGTAGACCTCGACAACCCCGACCGGAACTTGCAGTACAACGGTCAAATGGTGCTATCGAGCAACAACCACACCGTGGTCGACAGCCGTGGCCTGTACATCCAGGACCAACTGCGCCTGAACGATCAGTGGCAAGTGCTCGCCGGTGTGCGTTTCGATCAGTTCGAAGTAGAGACCACCAACAAGATCAAGAACCTTTCCGAGAACCAGGAAAGCAATAGCACCAGCCCACGGGTGGGCGTGGTCTATTCCCCCTGGAAGGAGCACTCCTTCTACGCCTCGTGGAGCAAAACTTTCTCGCCGGTGGGCGGCGGTTTGATCGGCATTACCCCAGGCGCTGCCGGCAACACCAACGAAACCAGCCCGGAAGAAACGCGGCAGAAAGAAGTCGGGGTTAAAAGCGACTGGCTCGACGAACGCCTGAGCACCACCTTGGCGGTTTACGAACTGGAGCTCTACAACCGTCGCACCAGCGACCCGAACATCCCGGACGTTACCTTGCTTACCGGCTTGCAGCGCTCGCGCGGTGTCGAGCTGACGGCTACCGGCAACATCGTTGGCAACTGGTATGTTCGTGGCGGTATCGGCATTCAGGATGCCACCATCGTCAAGGATGAAAATGGTCAGGACGGCAACCGCGTGAGCAACGTCGCCAAGCGCAATGGCAGCCTGTTTCTGACCTGGAAGCCGGAAATGGGCTGGTACGGCGAAACCGGCCTGACCCTGGTGGGTGAGCGCTTCGCCGACAACCAGAACACCGCGGTGTTGCCAGGTTACGGTCGATGGGACGCCTTGGCCGGGTTCCGTACCAAGGATTGGGACGTGCGCGCGGCGTTGAACAACATCGCCGACAAGACCTACTACAGCTCAGCTACCAGCGCCGCGCAGATCCAGTTCGGTGATCCGCGCAGCCTGGTGGTTACTGGCACTTACAGTTTCTAA